From a single Microbacterium terrisoli genomic region:
- a CDS encoding TlpA family protein disulfide reductase: MNTRSRSRRPVLAVAAAALTVALALAGCAAAPRGGADAIPTAAAAAGHVTPAPEAVRAPQVHGTLVDGTEVELASLWTSRPLVVQFTATWCTQCADGEPALRALADDYGDDLLVVHVALDEPADTIQKYLHDNDVVGPVIVDGTGSIWRDYAVAEPPVTALIDTAGGIVKMWPGGATGDDLRSALEKIVTR; this comes from the coding sequence ATGAACACCCGCTCACGCTCACGCCGGCCGGTTCTGGCCGTGGCAGCCGCAGCCCTGACCGTGGCCCTCGCCTTGGCAGGGTGCGCGGCAGCGCCGCGCGGCGGCGCCGACGCCATCCCGACGGCGGCCGCAGCCGCCGGTCACGTCACACCCGCACCAGAGGCCGTACGCGCCCCGCAGGTGCACGGCACGCTGGTGGACGGCACCGAGGTCGAACTCGCCTCGCTGTGGACCTCGCGACCGCTGGTCGTGCAGTTCACGGCGACCTGGTGCACCCAGTGCGCAGACGGCGAGCCGGCGCTGCGAGCACTGGCCGACGACTACGGCGACGACCTGCTGGTGGTGCACGTGGCGCTGGACGAGCCCGCCGACACGATTCAGAAGTACCTGCACGACAACGATGTCGTGGGACCGGTGATCGTCGATGGCACCGGATCGATCTGGCGTGACTACGCGGTCGCCGAACCGCCCGTGACGGCACTCATCGACACCGCAGGCGGCATCGTGAAGATGTGGCCCGGGGGAGCGACGGGCGACGATCTGCGCTCAGCGCTCGAGAAGATCGTCACACGCTGA
- a CDS encoding GntR family transcriptional regulator, which produces MDSRRATRGEGGNLRNDVESMLSTAIVTGELAPGTLVTVPSLAAQFAVSATPVREAMVDLQNRGFVEPVRNKGFRVTRMSERATREVITVRAWIESAAMATAAEDFPRQRIGEFRALADRGVRAVDEGDLTEYLDADRLFHRAVLELLDNHRLLQLAISLRQETRLGSLAARIETPELRQSATEHHLILDRMMESDSAGVSALVRDHVLRDAAGAVTH; this is translated from the coding sequence GTGGACAGCAGACGTGCGACGCGCGGCGAGGGCGGCAATCTCCGCAACGACGTCGAGAGCATGCTCAGCACCGCCATCGTGACTGGTGAGCTGGCTCCGGGCACGCTGGTGACCGTGCCGTCGCTGGCTGCGCAGTTCGCCGTCTCGGCCACTCCGGTGCGCGAGGCCATGGTGGATCTGCAGAACCGTGGATTCGTCGAACCGGTGCGCAACAAGGGTTTTCGCGTCACGCGCATGAGCGAGCGCGCCACGCGTGAGGTGATCACCGTGCGGGCTTGGATCGAGTCTGCCGCCATGGCCACGGCTGCCGAGGACTTTCCGCGGCAGCGGATCGGTGAGTTCCGTGCTCTCGCCGATCGGGGCGTGCGCGCCGTCGACGAGGGGGACCTGACCGAGTACCTCGACGCCGACCGGCTGTTCCACCGCGCGGTGCTCGAGCTGCTCGACAATCACCGGCTGCTGCAGTTGGCGATCTCGCTGCGACAGGAGACGCGGCTGGGGAGCCTGGCGGCGCGCATCGAGACGCCCGAGCTGCGGCAGTCGGCGACCGAGCACCACCTGATCCTGGATCGGATGATGGAGAGCGACTCGGCAGGGGTGTCGGCGCTCGTACGCGACCACGTGCTGCGCGACGCGGCCGGTGCCGTCACGCACTGA
- a CDS encoding LysR substrate-binding domain-containing protein, with protein MLDLRRMRFLYEFQQRGTLAAVARAFSYSPSFISQQIATLEREAGTPLLRRTGRRAQLTPQGELLANRARQILDQMERASAELAGYADIVIGTCRLAVFQSVSHTVLPHALALLARQHPQLRIELVEREPEQGLFETVAREFDLVIAEQYPGVSRPRRAGLDHVTLGEDAPFLVTPCSGPHSVRTLAAAADRPWIAEPRGTASRIWLTQLCRQAGFEPDVRFETNDLVTHLRMIEAGQAVSILPQLIFTSMRADVALHRLPLAAGREIFSAARETTADMPMIVVVRTALAEAFSAAMAHPRREPLAH; from the coding sequence GTGCTGGATCTGCGCCGAATGCGGTTCCTCTACGAGTTCCAGCAGCGCGGCACTCTTGCTGCCGTCGCCCGCGCCTTCTCGTACTCGCCGTCATTCATCTCTCAGCAGATCGCCACGCTCGAGCGCGAAGCGGGCACCCCGCTGCTGCGTCGTACGGGACGGCGAGCGCAGCTGACCCCTCAGGGCGAGCTGCTGGCCAACCGCGCGCGTCAGATCCTCGATCAGATGGAGCGGGCCTCGGCCGAGCTCGCCGGCTATGCCGACATCGTGATCGGCACCTGCCGACTCGCCGTCTTCCAGTCCGTCTCGCACACCGTGCTGCCGCACGCCCTCGCACTGCTGGCACGCCAGCACCCGCAGCTGCGGATCGAACTCGTCGAACGCGAGCCGGAACAAGGCCTGTTCGAGACCGTCGCGCGCGAGTTCGACCTCGTCATCGCCGAGCAGTACCCGGGCGTCTCGCGCCCTCGACGCGCAGGACTCGACCACGTCACCCTCGGCGAAGACGCACCGTTCCTGGTCACTCCGTGCAGCGGGCCGCACAGCGTGAGGACCCTCGCCGCCGCCGCCGACCGGCCGTGGATCGCCGAGCCGCGCGGCACGGCGTCGCGCATCTGGCTGACCCAGCTGTGCCGCCAGGCGGGATTCGAGCCGGACGTGCGGTTCGAGACGAACGACCTGGTCACGCACCTGCGCATGATCGAGGCGGGGCAGGCCGTCAGCATCCTGCCGCAGCTGATCTTCACCTCTATGCGCGCCGACGTCGCGCTGCATCGCCTGCCGCTGGCCGCCGGACGCGAGATCTTCAGCGCCGCGCGAGAGACCACGGCCGACATGCCGATGATCGTCGTCGTGCGCACGGCCCTCGCTGAGGCGTTCAGCGCGGCGATGGCGCATCCGCGGCGTGAACCGCTCGCGCACTGA